CTCGGCGGCGGCCTGCAGAAAGGCGGCGCGCTCGTCTCGCAAAGCGGCGGCAGCAACCCCGTCACCGCCGGCGTGGGCAACCTCGTCTCCGACACCGGCACGACCGTCGCCACCGCGGGCAACCTGCTCACGGGCGGCACGGCCAGCGGCACCAATCCGCTCGCACCGCTCACGGGCGTGCTGGGCAGCCTCACTGGCGCCGCGGGCGGCACCACGGGCTCCAGCGGCACGGGCACGACCGGCACGGCTGGCGTCGGCCTCGGCGCGGTGCTCGGCCTGACGGCGGGCGCCGGCACGACCAGCGGCACGAGCCCGCTCGCCCCGGTCACCACGGCGCTGAACTCGGTGACCAGCTCCCTCACCTCGGCAACGGGCGGCAGCACCGGCCCGCTCGCCCCCGTCACCGGCCTCGTCTCGAGCGTGGTCGGCGGCGCCACCAATGCCGTGGGCAGCGTGACGGGCCTCGGCGCCTCGGTTGGCGCGGGCGCCACCGTCACGGCCAGCAAGACTTCGACGCCCGCCGCGACCCCTTCGACCGCCGGCACGGCGACGCCGGGCCTCGCGCTCGCCTCGTCGAGCGGCGGCACGAGCGGCGGCGGCGCGACGGGCCCGCTCGCGGGCGTCACCTCGCTCGTCGGCGGCCTGCTCGGCGGCCTCAAGAAGTGATCCCGCAGTGATTATCCAGTGACCACCCAGTGACCCTTCCGATCGACATTTTGGGAGCCATCACCATGAATACCCCCTCCAGCGCATCTTGCGCGCAAGTCCCCGCGCGCTCCGGCGCACTCGTACGCGGCCTGCGCCTCACGGCGCTCGCAGCCGCCGTCGCCTGCACGCTCGCCGCCTGCGGCGGTAGCGGCTACACCCCGCCGTCCGCCTCCACGGGCGGCGGCACCGGCACGAGCGGCTCGACCACCGGCACCGGCACGGGCACGGGCGGCGGCACCGGCACGACGACCACGGGCGACACCGGCGGCAACGGCAGCACCGGCACCACCACCACCGGCACCACGGGCGTCGTCAGCAGCGTGGCGAAGACGGCCAGCGACCTGGGCACCGCGATCGGCTCGACCTCGGTGCCGGGCGTCGACGGCACGGTCACGCAAGGGCTCGGCAGCACGGTCACGAGCACGGGCGGCGTGGTCAACGCGCTCTCGAACGCCGTGGCGAGCGGCCTCGGCCAGACCGGCACGACCGCGAATCCCGTCGGTACCACGGTGGCCGGCCTCGGCAGCGTCGTGAGCGCGACGAGCGGCGTGGTGGGCGGACTCTCGACCACGGTCGGCGGTCTCGGCGCCGGCCAGCTTTCGGCGCTCGCGCCCGTCACCACCCCCGTGGCCTCCCTGCTGAACCAGACCGCGCAAGCCGTCGACGCCGGCGGCCAGGCGCTCGGCACCGCCCTCGCCTCGGCGCCGGTGCAGCAGGTCACGCAGCCCTTGAGCAGCGCGATCACGCCGATCGTCACCACGGCCGGTCTCGTCACGCAGCAAGTGGGCACCGCGACGGGCCTCGGCACGCCCGTCTCGGGTCTGCTCTCGCAGGTGGGCGGCGCGCTGTCGTCGGCCGGCGCGCAGGTCGCCTCGGCGACCAGCGGCTCGGCCAGCAGCGGCACGGGCAGCGCGCTCGGCGGCCTCACCTCGCTGTTGCCGGTCTCCCTGCCGGGCACCACCGGTCTCGGCGGCGCGACCACGGCCCTCGCCCCGCTGGGCACCGATGTCGGCACGCTCGTGAGCTCGCTCGGCAACACCGTCACCAACGCGGGCGGCCTCGTCAATCCGAACGGCCCCAACGGCGCCGCGCCGATACCCGGCCTGATCACGAGCCTCGTCGGCAGCAACAACGTCTCGGTGGCGAACGGGCCGCCCACGGGCTCGACCAATCCGCTCGCGCCGCTCACGTCGACGCTCTCCAGCCTCGGCCTGGGCGGCCTGACGGGCGCCGCGGGCGGCACCACGGGTTCGTCCGGCGGCGCGCTCAACGGCGTGCCCGTGATCGGCGTGCTGCTGTCGGGCGCCGTCACGATCGGCGGCGCCGCACCGGCCGCCACCACCGCGTCGAACGGCGCGACCACCACCACGGCGTCCGCCACGCCGCTCACCAGCAGCGCCGCGGGCGGCCTGCTGCAACCCGTCACGGGACTCGTCAGCTCGGTCACGGGCGCGCTGGGCGGCAGCGCGCAATCGGGCGGCACGACGAGTTCGGGAGGACTGCTGAGCGGCCTGTTGCACAAGTAACCTTCGCGCGGCAGCGCTTGCGCACAGGCGGTACCGGCAGGAGCAGCGAGAGCAGTGAGAGGCAAAGCCCACGACGCGCATCGCGACGACACGATTCGTCGCCCGCGCGGGGCACCACGGTAGAGAATTCGCAGTACCAGGCAAGTGAAACGACGGGCAATCAGGGAGCCCACAGACCGCCGAAAAGGCGGCACGAGAGGTGGTCGCGCCGGCGCGTGAGAGGGCGCCGGCGCGCATCGCCCAATCAGTCCGAGGGTAGTCCCATGAAACGCGGATACGCAGGTTGGGTCGCGCTCGCTGCGACGGGGTTGGTTGCGGGCGCTGGGTTGACGGGGGTGGCTTGCGCGCAGAGCCGGCCGGCATCGAGCGGGAATCCGCTGGACGCCCTGCCGCAGATCAATGCGCCGCAAAAAGCGCCGAGCGTCAGTGTTCAGGTGCAGCAACAGGCGCCGCAGCTGCAACAACTGCTGGCCACGCATATCACGCCATCGACGTTCAAGGTGGAAGGCGTGAAGTCCATTCCATTCGACGATGTCGCCAGGCGCTTCGCCCCGCTCGCGCATCGCGACATCACCATCGGCGAGCTGATCGAAACGGCGAACGGCGTGACGAAGCTGTATCAGGAACGCGGCTACGCGCTCTCGTTCGCGTTCGTGCCCGCGCAGGATTTCGCCGATGGCGTCGTGCGCATCACGGTGGTGGAAGGCTACGTGTCGAACGTGAAGATCACGGGCAAGCCGGGCGCGCTCGAGGACAAGATCCGCGCGGTTGCCGCCCATATCGTCGCGGACCGGCCGCTGCGCACGGCCACGTTCCAGCGCTACATCAACGTGCTGGGCCTGCTGCCGGGCCTGAAGGTTTCGGCGAACGTGCCGCCGCCCACCAGCACCGACGGCGCGACCACGCTCGAACTCGACGCGCAGCACAAGGCTTACGACGTGAGCACGGGCATCGACTTCAATCATCCGGGCGTGCAGGGTCTGCTCACGCTCACCGAGAACGGCCTCACGCCGTTCGGCGAGCAGTTGAGCTTTTCGGCGCTGTTGCCGAAGGGTCGCGACAACGTCACGTATCTCGCGGCGCACGCGGCCGTGCCGATCGCGAGCGACGGTCTCGTCGCGAAGGTCGATGCGACGCACTACCGCGGCAATCCCGTCGATAACCCGGGACTGCCCTCCTACGTCGGGCGCACCGTCATCAGCGACAAGATCACGGGCGCGCTGTCGTATCCGCTGCTGCTGAACAACACGCGCAGCGTGGTGGGCACGGTGAGCGCGTATGCGGCGCACGACGAGGACCACTACCACAACAACCTCAACGGGCTCGAGTATGGCGAGACATCACAGGTGCGCGTCCTGCAGTTACAGGCCGATTACGCCGAAGTCAAGCCGGGACAGGTGCGCAAAGCCAGCGTCGCGGTGGCGAAGGCCTTCAACATCCTCGGCGCGTCGAAAGGTGCGGACACGAATATTGCGGGGCTGACGCTGACTAACCCCGTCTCGCTGAATTTCGTGCGCACCAACGCGTCGTTCTCGCAGACCAACGACTGGCCGTTCGGCTTCGGCACGGCGATCGCGATGACGGGCCAGTTCAGCCCCAACTCGCTGCCCACCTCGGAGCAGATCGCGTTCGGCGCGCAGCGTTTCGCGAACGGCTATCAGCCGGGCGAGGCGTCGGGCGACTCGGGCTGGGGCGCTTCGCTCGAACTCAATCACCCGTTCGCGATCGGCCGTGCGTGGCTGCAAACGCTCACGCCGTACGTCTCGTTCGACATGGCGCGCGTGTATCTGCATGCAGGCACGCCCGCGCCTTCGCGGCTGTCTTCGGCGTCCATCGGCTTTCGTATCACGGACGGCAAGTACTACAGCCTCGATCTGTCGGTTGCCAAAGCCCTCGCCGACGCGCCCGTCGAAAGCCCCTCGCGCAGCCCGCGCGTGAACGCGACGTTCTCGTATCAGCTCAATTGACATGCCCGGATACCCTCGCCCGCGCGCGCCTGACTAGAGTCCCTTCT
The Paraburkholderia acidisoli genome window above contains:
- a CDS encoding ShlB/FhaC/HecB family hemolysin secretion/activation protein, which codes for MKRGYAGWVALAATGLVAGAGLTGVACAQSRPASSGNPLDALPQINAPQKAPSVSVQVQQQAPQLQQLLATHITPSTFKVEGVKSIPFDDVARRFAPLAHRDITIGELIETANGVTKLYQERGYALSFAFVPAQDFADGVVRITVVEGYVSNVKITGKPGALEDKIRAVAAHIVADRPLRTATFQRYINVLGLLPGLKVSANVPPPTSTDGATTLELDAQHKAYDVSTGIDFNHPGVQGLLTLTENGLTPFGEQLSFSALLPKGRDNVTYLAAHAAVPIASDGLVAKVDATHYRGNPVDNPGLPSYVGRTVISDKITGALSYPLLLNNTRSVVGTVSAYAAHDEDHYHNNLNGLEYGETSQVRVLQLQADYAEVKPGQVRKASVAVAKAFNILGASKGADTNIAGLTLTNPVSLNFVRTNASFSQTNDWPFGFGTAIAMTGQFSPNSLPTSEQIAFGAQRFANGYQPGEASGDSGWGASLELNHPFAIGRAWLQTLTPYVSFDMARVYLHAGTPAPSRLSSASIGFRITDGKYYSLDLSVAKALADAPVESPSRSPRVNATFSYQLN
- a CDS encoding collagen-like triple helix repeat-containing protein, which gives rise to MNTPSSASCAQVPARSGALVRGLRLTALAAAVACTLAACGGSGYTPPSASTGGGTGTSGSTTGTGTGTGGGTGTTTTGDTGGNGSTGTTTTGTTGVVSSVAKTASDLGTAIGSTSVPGVDGTVTQGLGSTVTSTGGVVNALSNAVASGLGQTGTTANPVGTTVAGLGSVVSATSGVVGGLSTTVGGLGAGQLSALAPVTTPVASLLNQTAQAVDAGGQALGTALASAPVQQVTQPLSSAITPIVTTAGLVTQQVGTATGLGTPVSGLLSQVGGALSSAGAQVASATSGSASSGTGSALGGLTSLLPVSLPGTTGLGGATTALAPLGTDVGTLVSSLGNTVTNAGGLVNPNGPNGAAPIPGLITSLVGSNNVSVANGPPTGSTNPLAPLTSTLSSLGLGGLTGAAGGTTGSSGGALNGVPVIGVLLSGAVTIGGAAPAATTASNGATTTTASATPLTSSAAGGLLQPVTGLVSSVTGALGGSAQSGGTTSSGGLLSGLLHK